The window caccaacgttgtgttggctagtccacgggcagaaggagaatagtattattaggaggcgaaaatcagattacaatgattaggtttacacaattgggtatttataatacccaatctaacctaatcccactaggaacccatgatcccaatttcactaggaacccatgatcctaatccaactaggaatccgagactcaatactactccgaataaGAACtcattcaaggcattacgacaaatctccaccttgacttgaattctcctgaaaacataacagatgcacTCATGATAGTGCCAGATGAACAGACTTCTCCCTCTGCCTCAGAGTTGCCCATAGGCAACTAGTAATCTCTGATGTTTAGCAAGTCCAAacagtgttgaaacttgctctGCGGAACGAGCTTGGTAAACATGTCGGCCGGATTGTCAGTAGTGCCTACCTTCTTCACCTTGACCCTCTTCTCACTTCTCagaaaatgatacctcacatctatatgcttggtcctctcatgatgaacctgatccttggctaaacagattgcactcaagctgtcacaatacactgtagcctgatcatgatgtagaccaagatcactaaccagtcctttaagccagatcccctccttagcagcttcagtcagtgccatatactctgcttctgtagtagacaaagtcattgtaggctgcaaagtagctttccaactgacaactgaacagccaagagtgaaaacataaccagtcatagatcttctactgtcaacatctccagcataatcagagtctgaaaaacctgtcaccaaacactctgtatcacctccataaatgagaccaacgtcagatgtacctttcaggtaccgaaagatcctcttcacagcttgccaatgctatttgccaggttcacccataaacctgctaacaacactaacagactgtgcaagatcaggtctagtgtagaccattgcatacatcaagcttcctactaCACTAGCATAGGGAACTCGAGACATGTACTCCTTCTCTTCAGCAGACTTAGGTGCAATAGCAATAGATAGATGTGAACTTGCAGCACTATGAGTATCTATGGGCTTTGCGGTAGACATGCCAAATCTTGACAAGATCTTCTGAATATAGCCCTTCTATGACagaaaaagtttccttttgcttctgtccctgtaaatctctattcccagaattttccgagctgcacccaaatccttcatctcgaactctgcgctgagaagacccttcaacttctgaatgtcgtgcatcttccttgcagctatcaacatgtcatctacatacaacaccagatagataaaagactcatcttccagtttattgtaatagacacaaCAATCATATGGGCTCCTGGTGTAGCCCAGCTGCATCATGTAGCTGTCAAACCTCTTATACCACTGCTTGGGAGACTGCTTAAATCCATACAAGGACatcttcaacttgcaaacataattctccttcccaggaatctggaaaccatctggttgggtcatgtagatctcttcctccaaatctccatgcagaaaggctgtctttacatcaagttgctcaagctccaaatcCTGATGTGCAACTATAGCTAACAACACTCTAATAGAGGTGTGTCTGGCCACtggtgagaatatctcattataatccactccctctctttgattgaaacctctagcaacaactctagccttatacttgactccctctgcaggtgatatcccttccttcatcttgagaacccacttgcaagtaataatctttCTCCCTGGAGGTGGTATGACTAAATCCCATGTTTGATTCTTATGAAGGGACTCCATCTCATCTCCCATAGCAGCAAGCCATTTCTCAGAATCGGTGCCTAAAACAGCTTTTTAGTAAGTTGATGGTTCACGAGTGTCCACCTCTTCAGCAACCTGTAGTGCATAGCCCACCATGTCCTCATACCTCTTAGGTGGCCTAACTCCAACCCTCCTTGGTCGATCTTGAGCTAAGCTACGATGTGTAGCTTCAGATGGTTGAGAAACTGATGGTGTAGATTCTGGTAGCTCTATTTCTGCTTCTAACTCTTGTTCCTTCAAGCCACTCTCACTCTGTATGACCTGAAACTCCACCTGTTTATCAATGCTATCACTTTCTGTTGCAGTTGTAGGCTTCACAATGGGTCTAAGCACAGATTTTTCGTCAAAGACTACATTTCTGCTCAAAATGACCCTTTTCTCTGATGGAGACCAGATCTTgaagcctttaactccatctccatagcctacgaacactcccttcttggctcttggctctagcttaccctcattaacatgatagtaaactgtgcacccaaaagctttcaaatttgagtaatcAGCAACCTTTCTTGACCACATTTCTGTAGGCGTCTTGAGCTGTATGCCGGTGTGTGGTCCGCGGTTAATCAGATACCATGCTGTGTTCACCGCTTCAGCCCAGAATCTTCTATCTAACCCAGCGTTAGAGAGCATGCACCTCACCCTCTCTAGTAATGTCTGGTTCATTcgttcagctacaccattctATTGCGGTGTATTCCTGACTGTGTGATGCCGAGCAATCCCTTCATCCTTACAGAACTGATCAAACTCAGACGAGCAGAATTCCAGACCATTATCAGTTCGTAGACGAGCAGAATTCCAGACCATTATCAGTTCGCagcctctttatcttcttttctgtttggttttccaccaatgctttccaatgcttgaaattcttgaaagcttcacttttatgcttcatcatgatgacccaattcatccttgaataatcatcaatcagagacataaaatatctgtgacctcccaaagactcaactcgagatggaccccaacaatcagagtggatgtaatcaagtgtgtcttttgttatgtgaatagCTTTGGGAAACTTGCTGCGATGTAGTTTCCCAAAGACACAATGTTCACAAAGCTCCAGACTCTTGACCTTATGACCATCaagaagatcatcctttgatagaatctgcatccctctttcgcccatatgaccaagtctcatatgtcatatctttgtcatatcctcctggtcaatctctgacgatgcagcattagctgaacctgtaacagtggaaccttgcaggaaatacaaagtaccatgcttcacacctttcagaatcacatcagaacctttacagacatgtagaactccatcttttcctgGCCAGCTGAGACCCCTGCTGTCTAACAGACTCAGAGATATCAGATTCTTCGTCATCAATGAAACATGCCTGACTTCGTTCAACGTGCAGAACTTACCATCATGTGTCCTCAACTTGATCGAGCCTATTCCAACTGCTTTGCAAACATGACTATTAGCCATTGAAATGCTACCTCCATCTACCtgcttataagttgaaaaccactctctccttggaaaaatatgataagatgctcctgaatcaagaactcacacatcagagtgatgagtGTGTCCATCAACAACTAGAGCAATATCGTTTTCAAAGCTGCTGTCGCCATCTGCTACAGCAGCAGAACCtggttgattttctgatttcttcttcttctttggacaatcAGTTTTCCAATGTCCTTTCTCCTTACAGTAATTACAGGTGTCGTTTGGCTTGGGACCTTTTGAGAACGACTTCTTAGACTTCTTCTTTCCACCGTTTTCCTTTCCTTTACTGTCGCTGGCAAACAGTCCAGAGGCCTGATTATCTGCACCTGTATTGCTCGCCTTATGGCGCAACTCTCTACTATGAAGAGATGACCTAACTTCTTCCAGAGTCACAGAATCTTTACCAAtaataaatgattgaacaaaattctcatatgaaagcggcaaagacaccaacagaatcaaagcagcatcttcatctttaattctcacatcaatattacgtaattctagtaataatgtgttcaattgatctaaatgatccCTAAGTTGCGTACCTTCCTACATTCGCAGGCCAAATAGACGttgtttcagaagaagtttgttcgttagagatttcgtcatgtataagctctctaacttcatccacagaCTGACAACAGTCTCTTCGTCTGAGACCTCAGTGATGACGTCATCTGCGAGGCACAACATAATTGTTGAATGTGCCTTTTCTTCCAGAATCGTCATCTCAGCAGTAACTTCTCTCGTTGCCTTCTTCAACGGCGTCCATAgaccttgttgttttaacaaagcccgcatcttgatctgccatagactgaaactatttctcccagtaaacttttcgattttcatgttcatcgcagacatctttctctcTAGAAAACAAAACCCTGATCGAAAaccgaaagctctgataccagtttgttgtgtggaattaatgaaagataaaataataaacaatcgaaaaacacagatttacgtggttcaccaacgttgtgttggctagtccacgggcagaaggagaatagtattattaggaggcgaaaatcagattacaatgattaggtttacacaatggggtatttataatacccaatctaacctaatcccactaggaactcatgatcccaatccaactaggaacccatgatcccaattccactaggaacccatgatcctaatccaactaggaatccgagacccaatactactccgaataggaactaattcaaggcattacgacaaatATAATGTATGCAATTTTGTTTGTTCTTGATATCTTCGATGCAGTCTTGATAATTCATCCTTATCCTAAGAGGTTTGGTCTTGTCTCTAAGCTTCGACTTCTTTTGGTTTGATCCAGATAAGTTCGACCTCATCTCTAGAAGTTGACTTTTCTTGGAAATGTCAGATTCGGAGAGGATCAACTACTTCCTTTAGGGGTTGGTCCGGTTTTGATAGGTTCGACCTTGTCCTAGGAGGTTTGGCCAATGCAGAAAAATTCAGCATTGGAAAGGTTTAGCTCCTTCCTTTAGGTTTGGTCACAATTCTAGGACAAAAGGGAGCTTCATGGCTGCATAATTCTATCTAGGCAAGCAGTATATTAAAgacaatatataaaaaataaaaacttaataGTTTAGGTTAACTAGTTCTTTTAAGTTAGCATGATATTAGAGGCTCTTAACCTAAGGATGGAGCGTTCTATAAACTGCACCAAAAAGAAAAGCAATATTTGGCAAAACTAACTACTTCCtccaaaaaagataattaaaaaTCTCCTCAAATAACGCATACCTCCAATTAAGATGTCAAAtgggtaaaaagtaaataaataaacgagaAATCAAGTTTCACCAACCAAcagtcttcttttttttctttttactaaAAATATACACGTGTGCAATTCTATCACTGAAACTTTCTTCTGCTAAAAAATCGAAGAACAAACAGTTAGGAGCTGAAACCTATACAACCAAATAACTATTTATTATCCCTAAATCACTTCAATGTGCAAATCAAGTTCAACTGTTAGGAGTAATTAGATCCTTCTCTTCTCTTTCATCCATACAGATCTTAGAGCTCCGGTTTCAACCGCCCTACCACACCATAAGAGCAATTCAATATCAGAAAAAGCAACACATAAACACCCaagttttattttcaaaatttatgCAAAGGTTATTACCATTTGGTCCCAAACTGTCCATAGCTGAACTGGAATCAAATCCCATCTGTAATAGATTTTGGAGATCGTTTTCTAATACATTCTGTATGCACAAAAAGAATACTAAGTGCTAgttctcaacaacccaaagccACGAGAAGCATATACATGAAGATTCTCTACTTACATGGTGCGCAGGTGCAAATTGTGGATTTGAATTTGGAAGGACTGGTATGCTTGCTGGAAAGAATCCATGTGAATAAGGATGAACACTCATCCCCGGATTCAATCCCATAATAGCAGCATTGCCACCTCTTGAATGAAGGATCTAGATAACAATAAATAGAATATTGGTCACTTGAAGAAACATGATATAGAACAAGACTAGTTCAATTGTTGTACCACATATGAACCTTAGCTTACATCTTTCGACAGAATCCTGTCAATATCAATGTTCAGTTCTGGATTCACAGTGGCAAGTTTCATTGATAAGAACTGCAAAAGAGGAAAGCAAGTATTATGGATCACTGAATCCTTGATCATTCATTTCATATCAGCAATTGATTTCATTAACATTGAAACCCATGTTGTTTTGCTATCACTGATTTCAAGTATATGCTTATTTTTCATCTCTGCTACTACCTTACATGAATATACAGCTAAATTAAGTGTACAAGATGCAGCAATGTATGTTATTGAAGTTCAGTTGGTGTGAAATAGCTAGATTTTAGCTCACATAAGCACTGTCTTCAGCTTTCCTCCCTTTTATAACTAAAAGGAGTATAGTGGAGTACATAGGCGTAATAAACAGTTATCATCATATTTGTCTTTAACAAAGAGGCTGAAATTGATCACTATCCATTTTGCAAGGTTTCTATGCCCACTACTACCAGAATAAGCAGATTACCACCCTTTCATTAGAAATGTGATCTTTGTGAACCCGAATAGGACAACTCCAGGAATATTAGTTAGCTGCCTATTTGTTAAATTATCAAAACCTGTTTGTTTTGCTCAAGCAAAATCTACCTAAAACTAATGAAATATGATTATTTAGAGCTGAACTCTGCTAACACTGATGAGCTTATCCAGCTGGAACTTCATATTCTTGTAATACCATTACTGGGAAAATAAATGAGCTAAGACACATAACAGCATACCTCAACCTGCTGTTGCAATGACTGCACATAGTTGATGATTTCGTCAAGCATTACTGCCTTTCCAGTAATCTATAACATATAATCAACACTTAGTTCAGCATCCATTTTAAGTTTCCTCATTGAAATGaagtgtttttttcttttccttttttttctaaaGAAGATGATTTGTACCTTATTGCACCCTGGAACAAGTTCTTGCAGCAATCTCATCCGCTCACTGATCTTTTCTCTTCTAACCTACAAAAAGTCCTCAACTTCAATATAATGATAAACAATATTAAGCTCTTAAGTTCTACATATGTAATAAGAAGGTACCCTTTCAGCAAGGCTGTGGCTATTGGTAGCCTGACCCCTTCTGGCTCTCACATGAATGTAATTTTCTTTAGGAGCTTCTACGCTGTGAGAATTTTCTTTAGCTTGTTTAGCTGCTTGTTTACCCCGCGAATTAGAAGCAGCATTTTGTTCAGTTCTTGATTTCTTCTCATCCTGTTCTTTTGGAACATCAGAGCTATGTCCTGAAAGATCCTTCTGTAGCTCTCCTTCAGCATTCTACAATTCATAAAGTGAAAACAAGAATACGTACCATCAAAATACTAAAATCTTTAACTACTTAATCAACATTATGTGCAGGTAAGGAAAATAACCTTGTTTGGATCATAAGGAGAACTGGATTCAGTCAACCGTTTTCTTCTCCTTCCATCAGGGGAAGCTCCTACAACATGCTCTTCTGATAATTGGCGATCCTCTACATCATTAGTTATAGTTCTTTCATTGCTGGCAGCCTTATTTGAAGTATAATTAGGATCGCAACAAGTGTTTGCGATCTGGCTGCAGTCAGTGAGACCAAAGGAGCCAACCATATCTGAGAAGCTTCCACTTCCATAGGATGGAAATTTTGGCAGCAGTTCAAGATAACTTGAATCAGGTGGGTAATGAACAAGATGGGAAGTGCTACTAATTCCCTGGTAAGGAGCACTGGTAAATTCACTTTGAGACACCATTGATGAACCTCCAAAACTCTCATGCTGATTTAGAGTAACAACTGGATCCCAAGCTGTAGAAAAATATGGATTTATGCTCATCCCTGATGATTGACAATTGCTAATACTTTCCCCTCCATTTTGAAATCCCAAACCATTAGTTTTATCACCATTAGTACCCATTTTTCTAGATTGAGAAGATAAATCCCCAAACTATAAGGAAGCTATATATGGTTTTTGTAAGAGCAGGAATAAATATAGATATGAAACAGAAGGAACTATAAATTAAAGGTAAAGTGGGTTTGACCAAAATTAGCTGGTAATATCTTGCAGGACTCAACAAGGAACCTTGGCAGCTTTATAGAACTGAGCGGGTGGTAAAGTAAAAGAAACACCTTATTGCAGCATCTGATAGACACAAAGTGAAAGGAGAAAAATCCAATGCATGAAGCATAAAATCTAGACCAGCATCAGCTAGTTACTTGATCCTTGAAAACCCTAGGATGAAGTCCACTCCTATATGGatgaagaaattgaaaaaagaTACCTTCCAACAGACAAGAAAAGTGAAACCTTTCAGAGCATAAAGTAGACGTAGACAAACAATGGCATTACCCAACTAACAGCTCATCAGACCTTACAAAAGGAAAGCAGATTCCCTTTTAACTTTAAGCAGCTCCACCCATTTTAAAACACCAATGTGAATCTCTTCAAATCAGGTCTTTAATTCAGGTGGAAGACTTGAAACTTTAAGCAATGAATGTGGAATCAGAGAAAATTGAAATGGCAAGGAAATGAACAGTTTAGAACCAAACCCCTAAAATGAAAGAGTTTCTGGAAATGACCCTGAATGAAATGGGTTTCGAAAGAAGGGGAGAAAGCATCAAATTCTACTTGAAAAATGAAAGAAGCGAAAGCAAACAGAGTTGCATTGACAGTCCCCTAAAATGGGCAATTGATAGTACAGGTTTGATGAGCATCAaatgtttgcttaaattcgtcAAAGAAAAACCCAATTCACAAAAAGGGTAGTTGCAGAAATAGTAAAGGAAGCATCAAATTGCAACTTTTATTATAAATCAGAAAGAGGTATTGAGTATGAGCCCAGAGAAACCTTGAACAGAGAGATGATTAAAAATGCAGAAAGATaaatagagaaagaaagagGAGGGCTTGTGTTGGGTTACCTGGTGAAGCTAACAGGTGACATGTATGATTTTAAAAAGACACAGTAACCACTGCCCAACTGCTCTTGGCCTTGATGCTAAATTATTAGTTACAGAAGAACCTAAttacttttcatttttttaacaattaataATGAATAATGAATAGGTTCTTCTCTTCAAGGCCAAGCTTGGTCGCTTCCTTGTActtttgtttttaattattaaaaataaaaaaaagtaaatatttttaCCGACACAAATGCCAACTATTCTTGTAACAGACCTCTCTTTGCTGTTACACACTCATATATTTTCAGAGTGCCAACTattctaaaatatattaaagtttattttcatttctattATTTGCTTTTcagaaaactaaaaataataataataaagaaatcATGTATGTGTGTAGCTAAGCTCCATCACTCTCCATGAGTTCCACCATTCCTCATCAACTCACATCCCTCCTCCTCCTTAAATCATCAATTTGTGggccatacccttcccatttttattatttacatattGCCTCCTCCCTCATCATTATTATGCTTACaaatctatttttcttttttttattgtaaattaatccaattaatcATATTTAAAGTTAATCGAATAATCTAATAAATGGAGTAAACTCATATCGTCCATTTACCGATCTATTTAAGGTCCGTCCGTAACCTGATCTGTTAGGATTAGGGTTACATTTTTAGGTTTAGTCTAgctataaataaataactatgaAGGCTAAACCTGAACCAAAAAACACACTGAATGCACTAGTTTACCCTGACTACTGCATAAAGGTAATTCCTCCATTTCTCTCCCTGTAGCTGTCGACACCCTTTGTACTCGGTGTACGCTCTAAGTTCGTGGAACAACGGAGATTGCTCCTTTAGTGGAGTAACCTCCTAGATCAATGATATATAGTCAATGTTGATTACTTCCATTGATGTTCAACGGATATGCGCTACAAGATGTAAGCCTAAAtctattgatttatttattgataGTTCCGAGTTCATTACTCATCCCTTTGAGGTTAAAGAAATCCATTATGGCTATTGGGGTCATCATTGATATCAAAGCCATTTATCTCCGTGTTCAATTTTAGGGATCCTTTTTGCATGATTTGTGATTCCATTGATCTGTTTGATTGAATAAATGCATGCTTGGTTGAGTCGTGTCTCATATCTGCATATTTAGTGCATCTCGGGCTGATTTTGGTCTCCTAAAATTCACCCATGGCCTTTGGAAATTTGTGACGTGTTTTAGCGATTTAAGGCGTGCAATTTAGGATGTGTTTCATGCTAACCAGCATTACATACTGCCAATAAGTTAAACAAAGGACCAATAACTCATCTCCTATCCAAGAGGATAGTAATCATGCCTGCCATCGAACGACATGCATTAAAATGTTATCTCACATGCAATGATTCAAAATGCACTATCGAAAACATCTGATTCAGACTCAATAATTCATAAAGATCCATCCAACAATGGACTCAAGTGCGTCACCAACTTATACACCACCTTAATCATTACCGTCTCACTAAGGTCAATAAGATAATCCCATCTTTTAAAACTCCCTATAAAAAAATGTAACCTTTTCTATTTATAGGACATTCCATTCTCtttcactatttttttttacaatattaCTGAATTTTCGCATGAGAATGTATTCATGGTCTCATTCTAACGTAGATCAATCTCTTAAGACCAAATCAACGATCAAACTCTTATACCAGATCCAACAATAATAAGGAGTAAATTACACGcatgaccactgaattttactcatttaacattgtggtggtcactgaacttcaattcttatcAGTATGGTCATTGGACTTTATagtttttaacaccggtggacACTCAATGCCTCAAAACGATCGCTGGTGgtctgaaaaaaaaatcaaagagttaacgatattctaaggaactttaattcttaaaaaaattcgttttgagatcatttaggtgttgtttagtTAGAAGAGagatagtgaatttttagagagagaaaatttcaaaaaaaatgattttggaaaataaaaaatgtgattttatgttaaatgttgttctgaacaactttaattcttaaatattttcattttgagattgttaacagtcattttgagaacttggttaaagttgagtggctaccagtgttaaaaaaagtgtaaagtttagtggtcataccgttaagaattgaaatttagtgaccacaatgttaaaatggataaagttcagtaaccatataaatgtaatttagcCCAATAATAAGTGAATTCAAATAATTAGCTTAAGGTTTGTCTAATAAATGGTAAAGAGGTTGAGCATTGAAGGTATATCTCTCACCTTCATTACTAAAACCTACATGATTATTTTgcaaataaaaaagtaaaatatgaaatatattttaaatctaACAGTATTCAATTATTATACAAGTTTGACATATACTAAGTATGTTATATGCAGTTATGAAAGAGATCTATGTTTGTTGAGTGTAATAACTTGctttcaattatttatatatatacttcatGCTTTTCACAGGACAAGTGTCCGCCTCCTATTAGACAATTCAACTCTAATCTTGTAGCACACAAAGAATTACTAATTCTTTTATACAACCGATgcgaattttaatttttttgataataataattaaataaaaataaaacctgCAGCaatcttttccttttatgaaaaagaaaagaaaaatatttggcAAGAAGGAAAGAGAACAATGAACACAAAGAATAATGGAATCTAATAATGAAATTTACCTTATTGTCCTCCTCCTGGTACAGTTTCCAGCTGGAGTGGAGTAGAGTAGAGTAGAGTACCTAATCTAATGCTAAAAGCAACTAAACTCAACTAACCTAAGTTGGTCAAAAACTAAACTATCTGGTCAACATGTGATCTTGCTGGATTAATTACATTATTATATCCGAGATTAGCGGCTAATTATCATAATCTGGTGTAAACAACATCACGGTAATAAGAGTGGAAATAGAAATGAAGTGATTTGATTCGGAGATGGGCCCCATGAAAGGGACTGGGTGGTCAAAATCAGTATGTAGATAGGATGATTGGGATGGTACACCTAACTAATCAATGTGGGTACTCACACCAAATCATTCTTCAGGGTACGATTCCTATGATtttacaaatttttttatttacttatttgCTGGACATGATTGGATTGCATAAAAATGAAAGACAAAATAAACCCAAAACCGCAAGATTTACTTACTATAGGTCCTCTCAATTATtgagattattattttattgttatcATAATTTTGTTATAACTTAAATGAAATCATCATCGTGCTTCTTAAGATCTTCTGTTTGATAAGGATAATATGgtataacaaaaatttatgtttgatGATCAATGTAAATGAGATTCAAATTAAGACATTAAGGAGGTTACATTTGATTCGTGTAGCGGCaataggagaaaaaaaaaatgaatgattCTAAATCCTGTATCTATTTAGAAGGAATAACATACTCTGATGATCAATGTAAATGAGATTCAAATTAAGACATTAAGGAGGTTACATTTGATTCGTGTAGCGGCAAttggagaaaaaaaaatgaatgattCTAAATCCTGTATCTATTTAGAAGGAATAACATACTCTAAGTCTTTGGGATGTATGATTCAAATGGGAgaatttctgaatttttttgataatttatacttatatattttgtattagtaaattaatcacatGTAATTCTAGgaattaaaaaatcaattatttcaACCATTAAAA of the Euphorbia lathyris chromosome 7, ddEupLath1.1, whole genome shotgun sequence genome contains:
- the LOC136200992 gene encoding transcription factor bHLH74 isoform X2, producing MVSQSEFTSAPYQGISSTSHLVHYPPDSSYLELLPKFPSYGSGSFSDMVGSFGLTDCSQIANTCCDPNYTSNKAASNERTITNDVEDRQLSEEHVVGASPDGRRRKRLTESSSPYDPNKNAEGELQKDLSGHSSDVPKEQDEKKSRTEQNAASNSRGKQAAKQAKENSHSVEAPKENYIHVRARRGQATNSHSLAERVRREKISERMRLLQELVPGCNKITGKAVMLDEIINYVQSLQQQVEFLSMKLATVNPELNIDIDRILSKDILHSRGGNAAIMGLNPGMSVHPYSHGFFPASIPVLPNSNPQFAPAHHNVLENDLQNLLQMGFDSSSAMDSLGPNGRLKPEL
- the LOC136200992 gene encoding transcription factor bHLH74 isoform X1; this encodes MGTNGDKTNGLGFQNGGESISNCQSSGMSINPYFSTAWDPVVTLNQHESFGGSSMVSQSEFTSAPYQGISSTSHLVHYPPDSSYLELLPKFPSYGSGSFSDMVGSFGLTDCSQIANTCCDPNYTSNKAASNERTITNDVEDRQLSEEHVVGASPDGRRRKRLTESSSPYDPNKNAEGELQKDLSGHSSDVPKEQDEKKSRTEQNAASNSRGKQAAKQAKENSHSVEAPKENYIHVRARRGQATNSHSLAERVRREKISERMRLLQELVPGCNKITGKAVMLDEIINYVQSLQQQVEFLSMKLATVNPELNIDIDRILSKDILHSRGGNAAIMGLNPGMSVHPYSHGFFPASIPVLPNSNPQFAPAHHNVLENDLQNLLQMGFDSSSAMDSLGPNGRLKPEL
- the LOC136200992 gene encoding transcription factor bHLH74 isoform X3, with protein sequence MGTNGDKTNGLGFQNGGESISNCQSSGMSINPYFSTAWDPVVTLNQHESFGGSSMVSQSEFTSAPYQGISSTSHLVHYPPDSSYLELLPKFPSYGSGSFSDMVGSFGLTDCSQIANTCCDPNYTSNKAASNERTITNDVEDRQLSEEHVVGASPDGRRRKRLTESSSPYDPNKNAEGELQKDLSGHSSDVPKEQDEKKSRTEQNAASNSRGKQAAKQAKENSHSVEAPKENYIHVRARRGQATNSHSLAERVRREKISERMRLLQELVPGCNKITGKAVMLDEIINYVQSLQQQVEFLSMKLATVNPELNIDIDRILSKDVS